TCACCTGTATCTTTGGCAACCTGCCTTTGGTACTAAATCCAGGGAGCAGTGCTGCAATTTATCGAGGCCTGGCGACGGTGATTACTGGCGGGATGATATTTAGCGCTCTGTTTGTTTTAGCCTTTATGTCCGCACTACTCTCACAAAAAATGTTCCGCTCTGAGCAACAGAGTTTTGCTCAAAAGATCGACTCGGAAGCGCCCGAACCTGCTAGCGCGTAACATAAGGGTGGCGATCAATTGATCTAATCTGTGCTGGCAATAACAACCAAAATGTCAGCACAGATATGTCTCGCCAGTTTCTAATCTGCTATAGAGGTTTGTTTATTATCCTTAGTGAAAGTAACTACTCCAAACCCAATCACAAATATCCCTATTCATCCATATCCCCTAGCAACCTATATTGCGCAAAGCGCCATCAATTTACGCCCACAACCTCTTTTTTAATATAGATACCCAGACGTTTTGCAAGGCGGACCAAGTTGCCCCTATCCATTGAGAGCGATTTCGCTGCCCTACTCCAATTCCCATCGTTCTGAATTAATATATGCTTTATAAGATCCCGCTGATATTCTTCAGTGGCTGCCCTGAGATTTAACACCCCTAGCGGTGGCTGAACGGGCTTCTCAAACTCTGGTTGCGCCGCTATGTCATCCGGAATCTCTATATGTGCCGCTGTCAGCGATACGATTTCAGAGAGTGATGCGTTTTTTCTTGCCTTGAGCGCTGCGCGGCTGATGATATGCTCCAGCTCTCTCACATTTCCAGGCCAGCCATAGCGCTTTAATTTAGTGGAAGCATCTGCTGATAGCCGCAACTGACGGAAGCCTAGTTTCCTCGTGGAGCGCTCCAAAAAATAATCTGCCAGCAGGAGAACATCATTTTCTCTCTTTGATAGTGCGGGTACTTCCAGAGGGTAAACAGAGAGACGGTGGTACAAATCGGCCCTGAAACCACCTGAGTCGATTTCTTTGCGCAAATCCCGATTGGTAGCGGCCACAATACGCACATCTACATGCTGTACCGCATCCTTACCAACAGGCTGAATTTCACCACTTTGCAGTACCCGCAGCAATTTACCCTGAACTGATAAAGGCAGTTCACCCACTTCATCCAGAAAAAGTGTCCCGCCGTTTGCCAATAGAAACTTTCCCGGGCGATCCCGATCAGCGCCAGTAAAAGCCCCCTTCGCATGCCCGAATAACTCCGCTTCTGCCAGTGTTTCAGTTAAGGAGGCGCAGTTGAGATAGACAAGGGGTTTTTCCCGGCGAGATGACAGCCGATGTACCGTGCGGGCAACCAGCTCCTTACCCACCCCAGTTTCCCCAAGAATAAGCACGCTGTAGTCAGACCCTGCAACTAATTCAATGTCGCTTCGCAAGGCCCTCATCACTTGGCTTTCGCCGATTAACTCACCGCCATCGCGCAGAAAGGCTTCCTGGGTCAACTCTTTCACCAGTTGTTCGGCATGTTCAGCAGAAAGGGACAGCGCTTTTAGCTCCAAAGCCGTTTTGAGAGTAGCGGCTGAGAGTGCAGCGATTAACTCAAGCGTTCGATCGCTAATCAGGCTATAGGCGTCTGAGGTCATACTATCCAAAGTAAGCAGCCCCACTAGATGATTGTCAGAATACAGTGGCAAACCGAGACAGGAGTGCACCGGTAGGTCCCCTTCCCTATCCAGTAGTAAGCCATCAAAAGGGTCCGGCAGATTGCAATCAGAGGGGAAGCGAACGGGAGCATCAGAACTGCAGATTTGCGCTAGGCGGGGATGCTCGTTAATTAGGAAACGCCGCCCCATAGTACGCCTGGCCAAGCCCTGCACAGCCAGGGGGGTAAGCACCTCTCCATTCAGCCCCAGCAAGGCCACCGCATCACACTTAATTGCCTTGCGGATGGTAGAGAGCAGTCGTTCAAATCGGTCACTATTATTCAGGCTATTTGCGAGATCCAGAGCTACTTCAAGCAGTAGAGTAGAATTAATATCCACCATATCCCACCAAGTCAATAAGCTTCTTTTGTGTCATTATGACATGGTCACAATATAGGTCAAATTGACACAAACAAATATCATAATTCACCTAAAATATTGATTCATAAGGAATTATTAAGCTGGCATAACATTTGCCTAATAACCATTGAGGTTATTTAGTAATAGAGGCGAAGACAATGCTGGACACATACACTTTAAAAATTCGCAGGCGTTTTGAACTCTTGCTCAAGGCCGGAAATCTCACCCTGTTGCTCTCTACCCCCCTGCTATTACTCACCGTTGTCATCTGCTACCCGCTCTCCCATTATTTTTCTATCCCAGCCCAAGTGGCGGGCCATATTTTTATGATTATCAGCGCAACGTTTATCAAGATTGGCTATGTCAGCCGCTGCGTTGCGCAATACAACCTGTGCCAGGAAGTGCGCTAACTGATCACGCCGAGCTTCTCGCCTCCATCCCCTTTGGGGGCGACCTTTGTAGCTTTCAAACTTTCCACACCATCACCTCAGCAGCCGCATCTAACAACTACCTCAGTGCTATCTTCTCTTCAGGGCTGCCAACCCTGTACAGCGATCAATACAAACCCCATAAGGAAACTCGATGTCTGCAATGAGCCGTCTGGCCCTGCTGGCTGTGGTATTTATCGACTTGATGGGTCAAGGACTGCTATTCCCCATCATTAATGAACTAGTCATGTCCACCAAGTTTCAATTCCTGCCTACAGACACCGCACAATCCACCCGTCACCTCTACTATGGCATTGTTATCAGTAGCTTTTTTTTAGCTTGGTTTGTTGGGGCGGTGTATATCGCTAAGTTATCTGACAGTATCGGCCGAAAAAGCGCGATGGTACTTTGCTTGGTCGGCGCCCTGGCAGGCTATGCCATTACACTCGCTGCCTTATTTGCCAGCAGCCTGTGGTTGCTGATTCTTGGGCGCGTAGTCAGTGGATTTACTGCCGGTAACCAGCCCATTGCCCAAGCGGCAATGATTGATGCAAGCCGCGATGAACTGGATGCTTCAAAAAATCTGGGGTTACTGGTGGCGGGAATGAGCGCGGGAGCAGTTGCGGGACCAATTATCGCTGGAGTCTTAGCCGACAAGGCCCTGCTCGGTAATATTGCAAGCATTCAACTGCCTTTTTATTTTGCGCTACTTTTGGTTGCTATCACTCTCGGCCTAATTCTGCTCTTTTACCACGATAGCCGCTCCCCGACTTCGCCTATTCAATTGCGCTTTTCTGACTTGTTCAAGCAATTTGCACACCTCAAAGAGAGACCCTTAGTCATCAGGCTATGCCCAGCTTACCTAAGTTTTATGCTGGTTCACCTCAGTTTTTATATCTTTATCACCAACTATCTCAGCAGCCGCTTTGGCCTCGGCTTACTGGGAACCAGTATGGCCATGCTATTCATGGGAATCGCCGTGGCCACTTCCAGTATCTTTTTGGTTAAACCCGTGCTGTCTAAATGGGGTAAGCCACTGGTTATCAAGGTATCGGCATTGACTATGGGGGCCTGTGCGCTGGTTTTTGCTTTCAGTAACCAGGTTTGGCTTTGTTACTTGAGTGTGTTTCTCGCCTACTTGTGCTTTGGGCTAGCCTATCCGGCACTACTGAACTTGTTTGCCAATAGTGTGGATGAGAGCGAACAGGGATGGGTAATGGGTATCGCCACAGCGGGCTTCACCATTGTGGCCACCCTTATCTCACTATTGGGTGGCGGCGCTATGGAAATTAATATCCGACTACCATTTTTTATCACTGCCATTGCGGCCGCTTTCGTTTTGATACTGAGCTGGTTCAGTTGGCGTAGCAGTGCAATGAAAAAAATTGTTGATCGGTGAAGCCTCCTGAATACTACCGCGGTATCACTGCGGCCCAGAGCTTGAAATGTGGCCGCAGAAATACCGTGAACTCGCGTTGCTACCTCAAGCTATAGCTTGCTCGCCAAGTCCTTAATTTCGTGATTCAGTATTCGATCGTTATGGCTGTAATCCATGGGAACTTCTATCAAATGTACCCCACCCTCCCGGCAGCACTTCTCAATCATCGGTTTCAATTCATCTGTTGCCTGTATTCGATGCCCCTCGGCACCATAAGATTTCGCATAAGCCACAAAATCAGGATTGGTAAAATCGAGACCAAAATTCTTAAGCCCCATCATGGACTGCTTCCATTTGATCATGCCATAGGCATCATCGCGCAAAATCAACACAATTAAGTCCAGCTTCAGGCGCACAGCGGTTTCTATTTCCTGGGAGTTCATCATAAAACCCCCGTCCCCACAGATAGCCACCACCCGGCGATCGGGACAAACCAGCTTGGCCGCCATGGCCGATGGCAAACCAGCCCCCATAGTGGCCAGCGCATTATCCAAAAGTACGGTATTCGGAAAGTAAGCGGGATAATTGCGGGCAAACCAGATCTTGAACATGCCATTATCAAGGGCAATCACGCCCTTCTCTGGCATCACCTCACGCACATCCCTTACTAGTCGCTGGGGTCTGATGGGGAAAGTATCTGCGCTCGAACCCTCCTCAATATGCTTCTGCAAGGCAGCACGGATGCGGTGAGCATCACTAAAACTCCAATGCTCTTGCGGCTCTAGGTGCTCCTGCAGCTGCCATAGGCTGTTGGCGATATCACCGATCACTTCTATCTGCGGGAAATACACCGGGTCTACCTGGGCCGCATTGAAGTTAATATGTACCACTTCTGGCCCACCAGGGCGCATAAAGAACGGGGGCTTCTCTACAACATCGTGACCTACGTTAATGATCAAATCTGCCTGCTCAATAGTGCGATGAATAAAGTCACCATCGGATAAGGCCGTATTGCCAATAAAGTGCGGCCCCGATTCATCGATCACTCCCTTACCCATCTGCGTGGTAATTGCGGGGATTCCCAGCTTTTCCACAAATTTTCTCAGCATCTTCGACGTCAGCTTTCTGTTCGCGCCGGCGCCGATCAGTAGTAGAGGCTTGCGAGAGCTGGCGATAGCCTCAGCCGCCTTACGAATGGCTTTTTCTTCAGCAATGGGACGGCGCTGATAGCTGATGTCGAGCACCGGCATGGCGGAATGCTCCCGGGCGATATCCTCAGGAAACTCCAAGTGCGTAGCCCCTGGCCGCTCTTCCTCTGAGAGACGAAAGGCTTCGCGCACATACGCCGGCACATAATCCCCTCCCACAATCGTTTTTGTGTACTTGGTAAGGGGTCGCATCATGTCGACGATATTAATAATTTGAAATTGTCCCTGCTTGGAACTTTTAATAGGTTTCTGCCCAGTAATCATCACCATAGGCATCCCTCCCAGCTGAGCATAAGCTGCCGCGGTAACCAGATTAGTGGCACCCGGCCCCAGGGTTGCCAAACACACACCAGATTTACCGGTAAGGCGGCCATAAGTGGCCGCCATAAATCCAGCAGCCTGCTCGTGACGAGTAAGGATTAACTGTATTTTGGAGCCCCGCAAAGACTCCAGCATATCCAGGTTTTCCTCGCCGGGAATACCAAAAACATACTCAACTCCCTCGGCTTCCAGGGCGCGCACAAATAGGTCGGATGCTTTCATAGGAGCGTCTCTCGTCGTTGTAATCACTCATGATTTGGCCAGGTATGGGGTATTCGACACTTCTTTCTTTGCTTTTTTACTTGCTAGCCTAAAACCTGATCCAGCATTACCCACACCCATTGGGCAGAGTCAGTATTTTGCACGTACGGATGTAAAACCCCTCTGAGTTTTAGCACAGGATGACTCCTTCGGAGACCGCAAACTCCACTTTTCCTATTAGTCCAGTTTGGAATACTACTTTGCAAGGCAAATTTGCCCATGCCAGCGGCTTGCTAATATCTTTCAACGGAGAACTGGATCTGGATAGGCGGACCCCATGGACCACAAGAGTGAAAGCAGTAAATTGATATTGCCAATCCCGACTCAGCCAGCCCCGCAATCGACTCTAATGCCAGCAGATCGAGAAAGCTCGGCCGCCTTTTGATAGCAGCCCCTTATGAAAAGCAAAGAGAAGACTCACAAGGGAAAATGGTTTCTATCGCTGGCGGCGCTCGGCGTTGTTTTCGGAGACATAGGCACCAGCCCCCTGTACGCGGTTAAATTGATCTTCCACTCGAGGCTCAATATTCCTTTAACTGAGGCCAATATACTCGGTGGCGTTTCAACGATCTTCTGGGCCCTGATACTGATCGTGACAATCAAATATGTGACATTGATAATGCGGCTGGATAATCGTGGGGAAGGCGGCATCATGGCACTGATGACGCTGGCAATGGATGCCACAGAGGGACGAAAAAACCTCCAATGGTTTGTAGTTACCGCCGGTATACTTGGCGCCGCACTTTTCTTTGGGGATGCCATTATTACCCCAGCGATCTCTGTACTCTCGGCTATAGAGGGGCTTGAGGTTGGAAGTCAAACACATCAATCTTTAGTCGTACCTATCTCCATTGGAGTCTTAATTTGCCTATTCTCAGTTCAGCGCTACGGTACCTCTACCGTAGGAACACTATTTGGACCCATCACTGCTCTCTGGTTTCTCACACTTTTGGTGTCTGGAGTATCCAGCATCATCAACAACCCTCAGATTCTCCATGCGATCAACCCTGAACATGCCCTGAGATTCCTCACCAGTCATGGTTTTAGCTCATTCTTGGTATTAGGCGCTGTTCTTCTGGTTTTTACCGGGGCTGAGGCACTTTACACCGATATGGGCCACTTCGGCCGCAGCCCAATCAGAATGGCATGGTTGGGATTGGTTTTTCCCGCTCTTTTTCTGAACTACATGGGACAAGGTGCACTGTTGATGAGCCATCCCCATGCAGTCGATAACCCCTTCTACCGCATGTTTCCCAGTTGGGGGCTTTATCCGGTAATCATACTTGCCACCGCCGCCACAGTTATTGCCTCTCAAGCCTGTATTACCGGCAGCTTCTCCTTGGCCAAACAAGCAATGCAGCTAGGGCTTTTACCCCGCCTTACCCTTCGCCATACCTCAGCTCATCTTGAGGGGCAGATATTTATGCCTGGTGTTAACAGGCTGCTTATGTTTTTAGTGATAGGAGCGGTAGTGGGTTTCGGCTCATCCACCAATTTAGCCGCTGCCTACGGTGTTTCCGTAAGCGGCGCCATGTTGATAAGTACTTGCCTGGCCGCGGTTGTATACCGCATTCAATTAAAATGTCACTTACTACTTTGTCTATCAGTGGCGGCCTTCTTTATCTGCATAGATCTCGCCTTTTTCTCCTCCAGCTTGCTAAAAATTAGTCATGGTGGCTGGTTTCCTCTCGGTTTAGGTGCCATAGCCTGTATCTCAATGTTCACCTGGAGAGATGGCAGGGAAGCCTTAGCACTGCAACTTCAGCGTCAAGAATTCAAACTGGAGCCTTATCTAACCGCCCTGCTAAAGAAAAACCCTATAAGAGTGCCTGGAACTGCAGTATTCCTAACCTCCAGACAGCTATCCACTCCCCACGCACTGATTTATAACCTGAAGCACAATAAAGTATTACACGAAAACTTACTGTTCATTACTGTATCTTTTGTGAATGCTCCACGAGTAATGCCTGGCAACCGGTATATCCTCAGCGAAATCCGTGAAAACTGCCACTACTTACTTTTACGCTATGGCTACATAGAGCAGCCGGATATTTGGAAGGTTTTAAAGCGGCTACGCCTTAAGAAAGAGCTGGATATCGACCCCAATAAAGCTTCATATTTTTTAACAAGACAAACCATCACCCCAACCAAGCAGGAGGATAGCCGTATGTTCTTATGGCGAGAGCGGTTGTTTGCGGTTATGTTCCGCAATGTGAGTAGCGCTGTAGAGTATTACCGTATTCCTATGAGCCGCGTGATAGTAATGGGCGAAAAAATCCGAATTTAATTTAAACGATAAAGCAGTAGCACCAAGTGGCACCACTGCTTGCCAGTAATGGGAAATCATTAACTTATTTATAAAGCGGGAATCTAAATCACTCCGAGCCGTGACAAGTGTTGTCGGGCAAACTGAATCCTTCTCTGCTGTACTTCGGCAAAACTCTTACCATCTATATTGACTGCAAAAAAATACATATTGTTGCCAGTTTCCACTACGCCAACATACCAACCCAAGGCAAATTCATCATTAATCTGTCCACCGCCCGTTTTTGCATAGAGCTTGTACGAGTCTGTCTCCTCTACCAACATAACTTCTTTGAATAAAGAGAGAGAGTCATCAGAAATAGGTAGGGCTCCAGAAAATAGCTTTTGCAAGAAATTCACCTGCTCCTTGGCCGATATCTTCAGGCTCCCATTTAGCCAAAATTTATCCAAACCAGAGGAGATATCCCTGTTGCCATATTCGAACTGAATCAAATATTGGCTCATTCTCTTCCTGCCTATTTGAGAGGCTAATTGCCGATAAATAGGCACTGCGGAATTTTGAAAAGCCGCCCGGATGGGTAGCGGCTTGTCGTACCAAATACTGGGCCACCATCGCTGAGCCGGATACTTCAAGTGGTCATAGGTTAATTCCTGTACAAGGCTGCGGACCAAACCAGCATCTAATGCAATCAGAGTGTTAGGCACCTTAAAGGTTGAGAACGGCGTGAGCCTTACATCAGCTCTCTTTTCATTGATGATTGAGTAAGTGGCCTCTTTGTGATTTTTCAGTACAAATGTACATGATTTGCCACATTCGATATCTTCGAAAGACCAGGCGAGACTACTAAAGAGCAGAAATAAAAATACGATTGCTTTCAATTTAAACTTCCCAGAGGTACTGGTTAATAAAATATCTGATCAGGGTAGCAATCATAAACGATCCTGCCGCATTCTCACCTGCCTTCATTTAAAGAGTACTCCGACACGAAGATTGCACAGATAGCTGTTACCGGCATCGAAAACTGCGCAAAGAGCTATTCTACCCTTCGACTCGACTGAATTAGCTTTGCTAATGCCTTGTGGGCATCAACGAGGCCCAATCCGGTATTATTGGCACCTAAGTGGGATCGCCTTGCCGTACCCTGAAGCGACTGCGCTACCAATGGCACAGCCTCACCGCTGGAGTACCCATAATGATCCGCTGCATCCAATAGCAACGCGCTGATAGCCGCCAACTGTGGTGCGGCAAAAGAGCTACCGGATTCAAAGTTATGGCTTGAAACTGAGTAAACTGCATCTCCCGAAATAGCAAAGCTCCGCTTGATCGCCAAGGGGTTATAACCAGGAACCGTGGCAGTTAAAGAGACTTCGTTGGAGAATGGCTGCAAATTGATCGCAAACATCAAGTTTTGACTGCCTGGAGCACCTTGATTTTGCTGTAAAAAGGCCTTGATCAAATCCAGGTCATAGGTAAAAAAACTTCCCAGCGGAGGAAGGCCTAGACGCTTTCGAACATCCGTATTCTCACCCTCCAGGTCAGTACCTGTATTCCCAATTGACTTGATAAATATTTTGGATTGCAAAATATGGGATAGATGTTCCGAGAACTCCGGATCCAGCTGATCATTGGTGATATGAAAAGCCCGACTCATATTAATTACATCAATATCATCTCGGTTACGCATGTAAGCCATGGCTTCATTGTACGTTTTGCTTTCAGTACTTATGGGTACAATAGTAGCCTTGGGCGCAATATCGAGGATGATATCAATAACGGTATTGCCATGCAGGAAGGTGATGGGATCACCAAATTGAACTTCGCCTTCGATATTAGGGTGCCGCTCGCGCTGTTCCTGTAAACGAACAGGATCAAACAAATCAAACACCCCAATGACAATGCCCTCACCGTCAAAATGCCGTACCAAATTCTGATGCTTGAGGTTGTAGCTAGGCACATAGGGATACAGGAATTCATTAAGCTCCATCCGGAACATATCTAAATTCGCAATAGCAGCTTCAAAAGTTAACCTGTTCTCTTCTTGGTAATCTTCCGGCTGAAAGGTATATAAAAGTTCGGCGAGCACGGTAAACTCAGTGATAGACTGACCCCACTTGTGCATTTTCAATTCATCAACCATATAAAGCGATTTAGCCCACCCCTGATACTGGTCAAACTCAGCGGCCAAATAATCATCGAGTATTGGAGTAACAGGCTCCTCCCAAGGCCAGGGTGTTAGCTCTTTGACAACCTGTAAAGAGGCCCTGGCTTGATCTACGTTGGGATCTGATGCAAAGACCTTTACACTCAATACAATCAGCAACACCACAAGTACTATCTTATTCAAAACTACTTCCTTTTTATTTGAATTTATTTTGAAATGGCAACAAAAATATGCCAGAGACCTCACATGAGTATTTTATTTAACAGTCACAACCTCTCTAACTCAAATTAATAGAACCATGGCCCTGATAAAAAGGCAACCTATTAGGCTATCTCCATCCCACAGGAAGCACTCCTATAAAAAGGCTGTTTTTACAGGGCATCTGCAACTCGGAAATTAAGTATTTTATATTGCTTGATGCACTAGAAATAGACGTCACACTTTTACTACTTGTGTACATGGTTTTCACTTGAGCAAAGTAGCCACTAAAATAAGCCCCCTCCCAACCATGTGAAAATGTAGGCGCAGCCATTCTAGAAACCTCCCTTA
The DNA window shown above is from Microbulbifer variabilis and carries:
- a CDS encoding potassium transporter Kup, which gives rise to MKSKEKTHKGKWFLSLAALGVVFGDIGTSPLYAVKLIFHSRLNIPLTEANILGGVSTIFWALILIVTIKYVTLIMRLDNRGEGGIMALMTLAMDATEGRKNLQWFVVTAGILGAALFFGDAIITPAISVLSAIEGLEVGSQTHQSLVVPISIGVLICLFSVQRYGTSTVGTLFGPITALWFLTLLVSGVSSIINNPQILHAINPEHALRFLTSHGFSSFLVLGAVLLVFTGAEALYTDMGHFGRSPIRMAWLGLVFPALFLNYMGQGALLMSHPHAVDNPFYRMFPSWGLYPVIILATAATVIASQACITGSFSLAKQAMQLGLLPRLTLRHTSAHLEGQIFMPGVNRLLMFLVIGAVVGFGSSTNLAAAYGVSVSGAMLISTCLAAVVYRIQLKCHLLLCLSVAAFFICIDLAFFSSSLLKISHGGWFPLGLGAIACISMFTWRDGREALALQLQRQEFKLEPYLTALLKKNPIRVPGTAVFLTSRQLSTPHALIYNLKHNKVLHENLLFITVSFVNAPRVMPGNRYILSEIRENCHYLLLRYGYIEQPDIWKVLKRLRLKKELDIDPNKASYFLTRQTITPTKQEDSRMFLWRERLFAVMFRNVSSAVEYYRIPMSRVIVMGEKIRI
- the norR gene encoding nitric oxide reductase transcriptional regulator NorR: MVDINSTLLLEVALDLANSLNNSDRFERLLSTIRKAIKCDAVALLGLNGEVLTPLAVQGLARRTMGRRFLINEHPRLAQICSSDAPVRFPSDCNLPDPFDGLLLDREGDLPVHSCLGLPLYSDNHLVGLLTLDSMTSDAYSLISDRTLELIAALSAATLKTALELKALSLSAEHAEQLVKELTQEAFLRDGGELIGESQVMRALRSDIELVAGSDYSVLILGETGVGKELVARTVHRLSSRREKPLVYLNCASLTETLAEAELFGHAKGAFTGADRDRPGKFLLANGGTLFLDEVGELPLSVQGKLLRVLQSGEIQPVGKDAVQHVDVRIVAATNRDLRKEIDSGGFRADLYHRLSVYPLEVPALSKRENDVLLLADYFLERSTRKLGFRQLRLSADASTKLKRYGWPGNVRELEHIISRAALKARKNASLSEIVSLTAAHIEIPDDIAAQPEFEKPVQPPLGVLNLRAATEEYQRDLIKHILIQNDGNWSRAAKSLSMDRGNLVRLAKRLGIYIKKEVVGVN
- a CDS encoding penicillin-binding transpeptidase domain-containing protein, encoding MKAIVFLFLLFSSLAWSFEDIECGKSCTFVLKNHKEATYSIINEKRADVRLTPFSTFKVPNTLIALDAGLVRSLVQELTYDHLKYPAQRWWPSIWYDKPLPIRAAFQNSAVPIYRQLASQIGRKRMSQYLIQFEYGNRDISSGLDKFWLNGSLKISAKEQVNFLQKLFSGALPISDDSLSLFKEVMLVEETDSYKLYAKTGGGQINDEFALGWYVGVVETGNNMYFFAVNIDGKSFAEVQQRRIQFARQHLSRLGVI
- a CDS encoding acetolactate synthase large subunit encodes the protein MKASDLFVRALEAEGVEYVFGIPGEENLDMLESLRGSKIQLILTRHEQAAGFMAATYGRLTGKSGVCLATLGPGATNLVTAAAYAQLGGMPMVMITGQKPIKSSKQGQFQIINIVDMMRPLTKYTKTIVGGDYVPAYVREAFRLSEEERPGATHLEFPEDIAREHSAMPVLDISYQRRPIAEEKAIRKAAEAIASSRKPLLLIGAGANRKLTSKMLRKFVEKLGIPAITTQMGKGVIDESGPHFIGNTALSDGDFIHRTIEQADLIINVGHDVVEKPPFFMRPGGPEVVHINFNAAQVDPVYFPQIEVIGDIANSLWQLQEHLEPQEHWSFSDAHRIRAALQKHIEEGSSADTFPIRPQRLVRDVREVMPEKGVIALDNGMFKIWFARNYPAYFPNTVLLDNALATMGAGLPSAMAAKLVCPDRRVVAICGDGGFMMNSQEIETAVRLKLDLIVLILRDDAYGMIKWKQSMMGLKNFGLDFTNPDFVAYAKSYGAEGHRIQATDELKPMIEKCCREGGVHLIEVPMDYSHNDRILNHEIKDLASKL
- a CDS encoding MFS transporter, giving the protein MSAMSRLALLAVVFIDLMGQGLLFPIINELVMSTKFQFLPTDTAQSTRHLYYGIVISSFFLAWFVGAVYIAKLSDSIGRKSAMVLCLVGALAGYAITLAALFASSLWLLILGRVVSGFTAGNQPIAQAAMIDASRDELDASKNLGLLVAGMSAGAVAGPIIAGVLADKALLGNIASIQLPFYFALLLVAITLGLILLFYHDSRSPTSPIQLRFSDLFKQFAHLKERPLVIRLCPAYLSFMLVHLSFYIFITNYLSSRFGLGLLGTSMAMLFMGIAVATSSIFLVKPVLSKWGKPLVIKVSALTMGACALVFAFSNQVWLCYLSVFLAYLCFGLAYPALLNLFANSVDESEQGWVMGIATAGFTIVATLISLLGGGAMEINIRLPFFITAIAAAFVLILSWFSWRSSAMKKIVDR